The nucleotide sequence AACCGATGTACCTTTGTGTTTTGCCGAAGCAATCAAAATATCCGTAGAGTTCTTCAAATCTACATCGATGCTTCTGGCAAAGAAAGTACCTCTGGATCCCAAAGTTAATTCCGCTGGAATAAAAGGCTCTTCAACCGTTCCAAAAGGAGAGCTTTTGGAAACAAATCCTCTATCTGAAGTTGGTGAATACTGCCCCTTGGTGAGTCCGTATATTTTATTATTAAACAACACGATATTCAAATCCACATTTCGGCGAACAGCATGAATAAAATGATTTCCGCCAATAGCAAGACAGTCGCCGTCGCCTGTAATCAACCAAACCGAAAGATCTGGCTGCGCGGTTTTTACTCCAGTTGCAATAGCAGCTCCGCGACCATGAATGGTATGGAAACCATAGGTATTCATATAATAAGGCAACCGGGAAGAACAACCAATCCCTGAAATTACAGCTGTTTTATGCGGAGGGATGGATAGTTCGGCCATTGCCTTATGAAGACAGTTAAGAACTGCGTGGTCTCCACAACCCGGACACCAGCGAACATACTGGTCGCTCTTATAGTCTTTTGCTACATATTTAGCATACTTTACTTCGATACTCATTGTTTATGCCTCCAATAATTTCGTAAATTCCTCAACTAATCTTGAAACGACAAAAGGTTGTCCCTTTACCCGGTTAAATTGATACGGATTGAATCCGGAAATTTTACCACGCAGGTAATTTGCAAACTGCCCGTTATTTTGTTCCACCACCACTACTTTCTTAAAGCGAGCCAGAACTTCAGCCGTATTTTTAGGAAGAGGCTGAATAAATTTAAAGTGAGCCAAAGCAACTTTCTTTCCCTGATCCTGCATATCTTCCATGGCTTCATAGAGGTGACCGTAGGTTCCGCCCCATCCAACAATCAATAATTCGGCATCCTGGTCTCCTTCCACTTTCTGGTCGGGAATATAGTTTGATATATAATCTACTTTTGCCTGACGAACAGTTACCATTTTCTGGTGATTAGCCGCGTCTGTAGAAATCGCACTGGTTTCATAGTCTTTTTCCAAACCTCCGATACGATGCATAAATTCTTCCATTCCGGGAACTGCCCAGTAGCGAACCAAAGACTCTTCGTCTCTTAGGTAAGGCTTCCAGGGGGCTTCTCCTTTATAGTTCGTTACATAATTCGGTGTTATTGCAGGATAATTTTCCAGGTCGGGAATCTTCCATGCAGATGATCCGTTAGCAATAAATGAATCGGTAAGCAAGATTACCGGTGTCATATGTTCGACAGCCAGTTTTCCTGCCCAAAATGCAGCATCGAAGCAGTCGGTTGGAGTAGAGGCGGCAAGAACCACCGCAGGACTTTCACCATTTCGTCCGTACAAAGCCTGCATCAAATCGGTTTGTTCACTCTTGGTTGGCATACCAGTAGAAGGACCTCCACGCTGAACATCAACAACAACCAAGGGTATCTCGGCAATCACAGCCAGACCTATAGCCTCGCTCTTTAATGCCAAACCCGGACCAGAAGTTGATGTAGCAGCCAGACATCCTGCAAAGCTTGCACCAATAGCTGTACAAACACCGGCAATTTCGTCTTCGGCCTGTACTGTAATAACACCTAAATCCTTACGTTTGGCAAGTTCATGTAAAATATCTGTTGCAGGAGTAATAGGATAACTACCAAGAAATAAACGCAAGTCCGCTTTTTCGGCAGCCGCGATTAATCCGTAAGAAGTAGCCTTATTTCCGTTTACATCTGTATAAAAGGCTGGTTCAACATTCGTACTTTCAATACGGTATGTAGAAACAGTGGCATGTGTATTATGACCGTAGTTATAACCGTCTGTCAGGGCTTTAATATTGGCTTTAACGATGGCAGGTTTTTTTGCGAACTTATTCTGCAGCATGTGCATCGCCTCTTCAAGCGGGCGTTCAAATAACCAGCAAACCAAGCCTAGCGCAAACATGTTTTTACAACGCAAAGCCGATTTGTTATCCAGCTCGAATTCAAACAGTCCGTCCTTAACCATTGTTGAAATAGGAACAGCAACCACCTGAACACTTGTCAGACCTAATTCTTCAAACGGTTCATCTGTCGTAAAAAGTGCCTTTGTCAAATCATTTTTCTGAAATGAGTCAGTATCAATAATTACAATCGCATTCTGTTTGATATTTTTTACATTAACTTTTAAAGCGGCCGGATTCATAGCAACCAATACATCCGCTTTATCTCCCGGAGTATAAATCTTTCTCGATCCTAAATGGACCTGAAACCCAGATACACCACTTAGCGTTCCTTGCGGAGCACGAATTTCTGCCGGAAAGTCGGGGAATGTAGAAATTTCATTTCCCAAGATTGCAGACAGATTTGAAAAGATAGTTCCAGTTAATTGCATACCGTCTCCCGAGTCTCCCGAGAAACGAACAACAACCTTCTCCAACGTTGTAACTTTCGTTTGTTCTGCCATAATAATTTATATTAGCTTTTATTCTCTGATTGCCATATTTTAAATAACGAGACAAAGGTAAGTAATAAACTTTGCGCGTTCAAAAAAATTACAATATATTCTACTTAATACCTAAAATGCCGACAAATAGATACTAATATCCGCCGATAACAGATTAAAATGATTTGCCACATACCTATTTACCGGCTTTCCGGCATACATGTATATTCCTGCGCGAAACCCCAGATCTGCTTTAATCAAGGCTTGAACAGATCCTGCGTCACTAATGGAAAACAGCATCGGCACAAAAATATTACTAAAGCCCATCGATGTCGTTCGCGCTACATAATTGCTTATATTCGATTTGCAATAATGATAAATCCCATATTGTTGAAAAACCGATGGATCGGAAGACGTTAATCCGCACGTAGTTTCAAAACAACCTCCCTGATTGACCCGAAGATCAATTATCAGTGCACCTTTTTTCATGGAGCTGATCATCTCTTCGGCAATCACATAGCGTTTACGCGAGTTTATATAGCGCATAGCACCGATCACAACATCTGCAGACCTGAAAGCATTATGCAAAACATTCGGCTGGAAGTTAGAGGTAAACAGCGACTGACCTAACACCTGTTGAATAGTCCGTAACTTGTTTATATCTTCGTCAAACACCTTCACCATAGCACCCATCCCCAGGGCAGCCCTGGCCGCTGCGGTTCCGGCAATACCGGCGCCAATAATAATAACCTCCGTGGGAGGAACGCCCGAAATTCCGCCAAAGAGAAGTCCTTTCCCCCCTCTTGCGTTGCTCAACATTTCTGATGCAATCGAAATGGAAGCTCTCCCCTCAATTTCGGAAATAATATTTAATATCGGTAATTTGTTCTGGTCGTCTGCCAACAATTCGTACCCAATGGCATTAATCCGCTTTGCCATCATAAGCTCAAATGCTTCCGGAGCAAATAAATTAAGCTGCACCATGGAGAAAAGAGTTGAACGGGGTTTCATAAGTGCCACTTCTCCGGGTAAAGGAGGAAGTACTTTCAAAATCAGGTCCGCCTGATAAACTTCTTGCGGAGTAGCCACAATCTCGGCACCAGCTTCAGAGAAGTGATTGTCGGAATAGTTTATACCTAAGCCGGCATTTGTTTCTACCAAAACCCTATAGCCAAAGTCAGTCAGCATATCAACAGCCTCGGGGGTCAAGGCAAGACGCCTCTCTTCCTCATTACGCTCACGGGGAATACCTATCAGCAAACGATTGTTCGTCTTACTGATTTCCTTCAATAGTTCCTGGGGAATATACTTCCCCTGACATGATTTACCGCCTGTTGAATCCATATTTATAAAATCTTTTCCAAAGCTTTAGCAATCTCGATTACATCTGTATCATTACCCATTGCCTCTGCTTCAAAAACAACATTTGCCTGCTCGTAATTGTTTTTTCTTTTTTGCAATGTTTCATTTATATAACTTCGAAGCTCCTCTTTGCTTTTATCTTTTAACAAAGGACGGGTACCCTTACACACTTCGAGTCTGTTAGCCAGTTCGTTGACAGAAACCTTCAGATACACCGTTGTACCATGCGAATTCATAAACTCCATATTATCATAAAAACAGGGAGCTCCTCCACCCGTAGATATCAGCACATCTTCAAAAAGAGCAACCTCATGAAGCATCTTTTGTTCGATCATCCGGAATCCTTCTTCGCCTTTCTCAGCGAAAAGCTGCTGAACAGATTTCAGATAACGACTTTCAATATAATGATCCAGGTCTACAAATGAAAGGCCCATTCGTTTTGAAAGGCACACTCCCACAGTGGTTTTCCCGGCGCCCATGAATCCTATCAAAAATACACGTTTCATTGCTGGATTTAAATAGTTTCTTGCAAATGTAGTTGATAATCGTATAACTTCTTCTTTCTGATTGTATAATTCTGTTCTTAACCTGCAAATTCTCCGTCTGCTAATCTTAAAATAAATTGTATCTTTGCAAACACAAAATCAAGAAAGTGTAGAATGGCCAAAAACAAGTATTACGTAGTCTGGAAAGGTCTCAACCCAGGTG is from uncultured Macellibacteroides sp. and encodes:
- a CDS encoding alanine dehydrogenase produces the protein MDSTGGKSCQGKYIPQELLKEISKTNNRLLIGIPRERNEEERRLALTPEAVDMLTDFGYRVLVETNAGLGINYSDNHFSEAGAEIVATPQEVYQADLILKVLPPLPGEVALMKPRSTLFSMVQLNLFAPEAFELMMAKRINAIGYELLADDQNKLPILNIISEIEGRASISIASEMLSNARGGKGLLFGGISGVPPTEVIIIGAGIAGTAAARAALGMGAMVKVFDEDINKLRTIQQVLGQSLFTSNFQPNVLHNAFRSADVVIGAMRYINSRKRYVIAEEMISSMKKGALIIDLRVNQGGCFETTCGLTSSDPSVFQQYGIYHYCKSNISNYVARTTSMGFSNIFVPMLFSISDAGSVQALIKADLGFRAGIYMYAGKPVNRYVANHFNLLSADISIYLSAF
- a CDS encoding shikimate kinase, whose product is MKRVFLIGFMGAGKTTVGVCLSKRMGLSFVDLDHYIESRYLKSVQQLFAEKGEEGFRMIEQKMLHEVALFEDVLISTGGGAPCFYDNMEFMNSHGTTVYLKVSVNELANRLEVCKGTRPLLKDKSKEELRSYINETLQKRKNNYEQANVVFEAEAMGNDTDVIEIAKALEKIL
- a CDS encoding 2-oxoacid:ferredoxin oxidoreductase subunit beta, with the protein product MSIEVKYAKYVAKDYKSDQYVRWCPGCGDHAVLNCLHKAMAELSIPPHKTAVISGIGCSSRLPYYMNTYGFHTIHGRGAAIATGVKTAQPDLSVWLITGDGDCLAIGGNHFIHAVRRNVDLNIVLFNNKIYGLTKGQYSPTSDRGFVSKSSPFGTVEEPFIPAELTLGSRGTFFARSIDVDLKNSTDILIASAKHKGTSVVEVLVNCVIFNDGTHKEIADKENRADRTIFLRHGEKMLFGKENEKGLVLDGLKLKVVTIGQDGYTLDDILVHDAKTPENTMHLLLSMMCGDMPVALGVIRDVDSFVYGEELHKQIEEVQAKKPIRKLKEFLMSGEIWQVK
- a CDS encoding 2-oxoacid:acceptor oxidoreductase subunit alpha, with product MAEQTKVTTLEKVVVRFSGDSGDGMQLTGTIFSNLSAILGNEISTFPDFPAEIRAPQGTLSGVSGFQVHLGSRKIYTPGDKADVLVAMNPAALKVNVKNIKQNAIVIIDTDSFQKNDLTKALFTTDEPFEELGLTSVQVVAVPISTMVKDGLFEFELDNKSALRCKNMFALGLVCWLFERPLEEAMHMLQNKFAKKPAIVKANIKALTDGYNYGHNTHATVSTYRIESTNVEPAFYTDVNGNKATSYGLIAAAEKADLRLFLGSYPITPATDILHELAKRKDLGVITVQAEDEIAGVCTAIGASFAGCLAATSTSGPGLALKSEAIGLAVIAEIPLVVVDVQRGGPSTGMPTKSEQTDLMQALYGRNGESPAVVLAASTPTDCFDAAFWAGKLAVEHMTPVILLTDSFIANGSSAWKIPDLENYPAITPNYVTNYKGEAPWKPYLRDEESLVRYWAVPGMEEFMHRIGGLEKDYETSAISTDAANHQKMVTVRQAKVDYISNYIPDQKVEGDQDAELLIVGWGGTYGHLYEAMEDMQDQGKKVALAHFKFIQPLPKNTAEVLARFKKVVVVEQNNGQFANYLRGKISGFNPYQFNRVKGQPFVVSRLVEEFTKLLEA